The proteins below are encoded in one region of Sphaerodactylus townsendi isolate TG3544 linkage group LG06, MPM_Stown_v2.3, whole genome shotgun sequence:
- the LOC125435494 gene encoding phospholipase A2 inhibitor gamma subunit A-like, giving the protein MMQNLLTVCFLSRLIAAGASLSCEVCEDVGDNCMGSFHTCPPGFDTCGIIQEETTTRNTAGDELYCFEMSETAGLGQMSVTSAMKGCTNSATCSEKLHSSGSFAGTSVITTSSCTLASGRASFVPECTEFFFQAFTGILLGKLFS; this is encoded by the exons ATGATGCAAAATCTTCTGACCGTCTGCTTCCTTTCCAGATTGATAGCTGCAG GAGCATCTTTGTCATGCGAGGTTTGTGAAGATGTTGGAGACAACTGTATGGGATCTTTTCACACTTGTCCCCCTGgttttgacacctgtggcatcaTCCAGGAAGAGACCACAACAA GGAATAcagctggagatgagctgtattgTTTTGAGATGTCTGAGACTGCAGGACTAG GGCAAATGAGCGTAACATCCGCCATGAAGGGCTGCACCAACTCTGCTACCTGCAGCGAGAAGCTTCACAGCTCAGGCTCATTTGCTGGGACTAGTGTCATCACAACATCCAGTTGCACACTAGCTTCTGGAAGGGCCAGCTTTGTCCCAGAATGTACCGAATTCTTCTTCCAAGCCTTCACTGGAATCCTACTTGGGAAGCTCTTCAGTTGA